In Mangrovivirga cuniculi, the following proteins share a genomic window:
- a CDS encoding PIG-L family deacetylase has product MKKLFLLFLFTSFVFSNLSAQEEHIISPPASSVIADEIKGLKSFIKVLYVAAHPDDENTRLITYFARYKHFETGYLSMTRGDGGQNLIGSEIRDGLGLIRTQELIAARKIDGGNQFFTTANDFGYSKNPTETFNKWNREKVLGDAVYVIRKFRPDIIITRFPEIPGITHGHHTASAIIAREAFDLANDPSAYPEQLDHVKTWQPKKIYWNTSPWFYRGRDESFDTTNLVKLNVGHYLPSMGESIEEVAGRSRSMHKSQGFGSSGSRGESFEWLVPVKAVKGSEKDFYSGIKTSWAQMGAPNIEKNINKIINSFNPLRPENSIEDLVQLKNEIRKTDLKNEKVESKLSQIDELIVKCLGLYAGLHSDRPYYSPGDTVEINFEAINRSDIGVKISKINIPGTDIDKKGNLNPNKTFEFSTKLVLPSDIAFTDPYWLNGNQTDANFDVSSFSLIGNAENHPVYHAEIILDVYNELIKIELPLTYHTTDRVKGKVIQPMHIMPEISVEPLQKVLVLPVNKEKSIIVTLTSDSPLPSGELTIDLPAGIKCEKEVIKYEADGVERVRSFEFHISAEKATKFEENNVSFEFNTKQNEKFDQYTVFIEYDHIPNQIDVRASEMTVSAVDIDVPDVKVGYIMGAGDDVPNLLTDVGMYVDQIGVEDLNGGKNIDYDVIILGIRALNTNSELARSMDKLYNFVYDGGTVIVQYNTSYGLNVENPGPYPISISRGRVTDENSEVRILNKDHIAFNQPNKITEDDFKNWVQERGLYFPGTWDDNYTPLLSISDTDEVPLKGSLLVAEYGEGYYVYTGLSFFRELPAGVPGAYRLLINLISLSHSSEKP; this is encoded by the coding sequence ATGAAAAAACTGTTTTTACTTTTTTTATTTACCTCATTCGTATTTTCTAATTTATCAGCTCAGGAAGAACATATAATATCGCCACCTGCTTCATCTGTTATTGCAGATGAGATAAAAGGACTGAAATCATTTATAAAGGTATTGTATGTTGCTGCCCATCCGGATGATGAAAACACCAGGCTAATAACATATTTTGCCCGATACAAACATTTCGAGACAGGTTATTTATCTATGACTCGTGGGGATGGAGGTCAGAATCTAATTGGATCAGAAATCAGGGATGGCCTTGGATTAATCAGAACTCAGGAGTTGATTGCTGCAAGAAAAATCGATGGTGGAAATCAATTTTTCACCACGGCCAATGATTTTGGATATTCAAAAAACCCTACAGAAACTTTTAATAAATGGAATAGAGAAAAAGTTCTTGGTGACGCTGTTTACGTTATCAGGAAATTTCGTCCGGACATAATTATTACGCGGTTTCCTGAAATCCCGGGTATAACCCATGGCCATCATACTGCCAGTGCTATTATTGCCAGGGAAGCCTTTGATCTGGCCAATGACCCTTCAGCTTACCCTGAACAACTTGATCATGTAAAGACATGGCAACCTAAAAAAATATACTGGAATACCTCTCCATGGTTTTACAGAGGTAGAGATGAATCATTTGATACGACTAACCTGGTAAAACTTAATGTCGGCCACTACCTGCCTTCAATGGGAGAATCGATTGAGGAAGTAGCAGGAAGAAGCCGCAGTATGCATAAATCACAGGGTTTTGGATCTTCCGGGTCCAGGGGCGAATCATTTGAATGGCTCGTGCCAGTTAAAGCAGTCAAAGGTTCCGAGAAAGATTTTTACTCAGGTATTAAAACATCCTGGGCTCAAATGGGAGCTCCGAATATTGAAAAAAACATAAATAAGATCATTAACAGTTTTAATCCTTTAAGACCTGAGAATTCAATTGAAGATCTTGTTCAACTTAAGAATGAGATCAGAAAAACAGATCTGAAAAATGAAAAGGTTGAAAGTAAACTGAGTCAAATAGACGAACTCATTGTAAAATGCCTTGGATTATATGCAGGCCTTCATTCAGACCGGCCATATTATTCTCCCGGTGATACAGTAGAAATTAATTTTGAGGCAATAAACAGATCTGACATTGGTGTAAAAATTTCTAAGATCAACATCCCTGGCACTGATATAGATAAAAAAGGTAATTTAAATCCTAATAAAACATTTGAGTTTAGCACTAAACTGGTATTACCATCTGATATAGCATTTACAGACCCTTATTGGTTAAATGGTAATCAGACTGATGCTAACTTTGATGTATCAAGTTTTTCATTAATAGGTAATGCTGAAAATCATCCCGTATATCATGCAGAAATAATTCTGGATGTTTATAATGAATTAATAAAAATAGAATTACCTCTAACCTATCATACAACTGACAGAGTAAAAGGAAAGGTTATCCAGCCAATGCATATTATGCCTGAGATCAGCGTTGAGCCACTTCAAAAAGTTCTTGTTCTTCCGGTAAACAAAGAAAAAAGCATCATTGTAACACTGACTTCAGATTCACCTTTACCTTCAGGAGAATTAACCATAGATCTTCCTGCAGGGATCAAATGTGAAAAAGAGGTAATAAAATATGAAGCAGATGGTGTTGAAAGGGTTAGAAGCTTTGAGTTTCATATTTCTGCTGAAAAAGCTACAAAATTTGAAGAAAACAATGTTTCATTTGAATTTAACACCAAACAAAATGAGAAATTTGACCAGTATACCGTCTTTATCGAATATGATCACATACCAAACCAAATCGATGTCAGAGCTTCAGAAATGACTGTTTCTGCAGTCGACATTGATGTACCTGACGTTAAAGTCGGATATATCATGGGTGCTGGCGATGATGTTCCGAATTTGTTAACAGACGTTGGTATGTATGTCGATCAGATCGGTGTAGAGGACTTAAATGGCGGGAAAAATATTGATTACGATGTCATCATATTGGGTATAAGAGCATTAAATACAAACTCTGAATTAGCAAGATCCATGGATAAATTATACAATTTTGTCTATGATGGCGGAACTGTAATTGTACAGTATAATACTTCTTATGGCTTAAATGTAGAAAATCCCGGACCTTATCCAATTAGTATCTCCAGAGGCAGAGTGACAGATGAAAATTCTGAGGTCAGAATATTGAATAAAGATCACATTGCTTTTAATCAGCCAAATAAAATTACAGAAGATGATTTTAAAAACTGGGTGCAAGAGCGTGGTTTGTATTTCCCTGGTACATGGGACGATAACTATACACCTCTTTTGAGCATCAGTGATACTGACGAGGTTCCACTTAAAGGCAGTCTTTTGGTAGCAGAATATGGAGAAGGTTATTATGTTTATACAGGATTATCTTTTTTCAGGGAACTACCTGCCGGGGTGCCCGGAGCCTATCGATTACTCATAAACCTGATTAGCCTGAGTCATTCATCAGAAAAGCCTTAA
- a CDS encoding GAF domain-containing protein, translated as MKFKDVLKWGIKPDQPRFLKRKIYQSNITALILAFFVSLPFILISQNTLKPTIGIPIAGFILSLLAMVLNRFGLIYVSRIIVSLVPVSLATSEAAFIVEAGNPPMVGMSMLSLAFLFIPFIVFDIREKGYLFTCAGIAILMILGFDFINEWLEIDLDRSELKKGNLTRVAIFISVVFAVGIIMVLLLENKRSEEISSHYIQESKDIARKMEESEKQAKENLKEVELVRQNEKKQQWAVQGLAEVTELLRGYDSLKSLCDNIMAFLVEYMEANQGSMYLIDNEGFVLNLYATYAYNRKKFEEKQIHPGQGLIGQAYIEKEVIHLKEIPQNYVKITSGLGEATPNSLLIVPMIFNEQVEGILEIASFKEFDEHQISFVKKLGESIASSLKDIKINESNKELLEQARQQEEEMRAQEEEMRQNMEELAATQEEMLRKEKRYLEEIDNLKRQIQVEN; from the coding sequence ATGAAATTTAAGGACGTACTAAAGTGGGGAATTAAGCCTGATCAGCCCAGGTTTTTAAAAAGAAAAATTTATCAGTCTAATATTACTGCACTAATACTGGCTTTTTTTGTTTCATTGCCATTTATTCTAATTTCTCAAAACACATTAAAACCAACCATTGGGATTCCAATTGCCGGTTTCATCCTTTCCTTGTTAGCAATGGTTTTAAATAGGTTTGGATTGATTTATGTAAGTCGGATTATTGTTTCCTTGGTTCCTGTTTCATTAGCTACTTCGGAAGCCGCTTTCATTGTTGAAGCCGGGAATCCTCCTATGGTCGGTATGTCCATGCTATCTCTGGCTTTTCTGTTTATACCGTTTATAGTTTTTGATATCAGAGAAAAGGGATATTTATTCACTTGTGCAGGAATAGCAATATTGATGATCCTTGGTTTTGATTTCATTAATGAATGGCTTGAAATAGATTTAGACAGGTCTGAATTGAAAAAGGGTAATCTAACAAGAGTTGCTATTTTTATATCTGTAGTTTTTGCTGTTGGTATAATTATGGTTCTACTTTTAGAAAATAAGAGATCTGAAGAAATATCTTCACATTATATTCAGGAAAGTAAGGATATCGCCAGGAAAATGGAGGAATCTGAGAAACAGGCAAAGGAAAATTTGAAAGAGGTTGAGCTTGTCAGGCAAAATGAAAAAAAGCAACAATGGGCAGTCCAGGGACTAGCTGAAGTGACAGAGTTACTTAGAGGCTATGATAGCTTAAAAAGTCTATGTGATAACATTATGGCTTTTTTGGTAGAATATATGGAAGCAAATCAGGGAAGTATGTACCTGATTGATAATGAAGGTTTTGTTTTAAATCTTTATGCAACTTATGCTTACAACAGGAAAAAGTTTGAGGAGAAACAAATCCATCCGGGCCAGGGATTAATTGGCCAGGCTTATATTGAAAAAGAGGTAATACATTTAAAAGAAATCCCACAAAATTATGTCAAGATAACTTCCGGATTAGGTGAGGCAACTCCAAATAGTTTGTTGATTGTACCGATGATCTTTAATGAACAAGTTGAGGGTATTTTAGAAATAGCTTCTTTTAAAGAGTTTGATGAACATCAGATCAGTTTTGTTAAAAAACTAGGTGAGTCTATCGCTTCAAGTTTAAAAGATATAAAGATTAACGAGTCTAATAAAGAGTTACTTGAACAAGCCAGACAGCAGGAAGAAGAAATGAGAGCCCAGGAAGAAGAAATGAGGCAGAATATGGAAGAGCTTGCAGCTACTCAGGAAGAGATGCTTAGAAAAGAAAAACGTTATTTAGAGGAAATAGATAACTTGAAAAGACAAATACAAGTAGAGAATTAA
- a CDS encoding sodium-dependent transporter encodes MSQKEEFSNRWGIILAALAMAVGAGNLWRFPRLAGEYGGAFIILWMVFLFIWSIPILLTEFSIGKKFKRSVIGSYSEFAGSKYAWMGYFITLCTLGIAFYYSVVTAWSLQYLGFSIEYTLKYFEGADLASIGTQEQLTNYWDNIANGNFKTVGLHILALGFAVFVLTKGVKNGLEKANKILIPTLFILLIVISIIALNIEGGEIGLQYMFGVEVKHFSNPKVWIEALSQSAWSTGAGWGLIMTLSAYSRKKEDVTLNIIMSSIGNNIASILAGIAIIPSVFALSASEANALEYLQSGNQALTFTIIPKLFFSIPGGPVLCVIFFGAFFLAAFSSLLPMIELFIKTLTDLGLFRKKAVIIAAVCCAIFGFPSAWSLDVFNNQDWVWGVGLVVSGLFIIFPALRIGVKKIKDEMIDPDSDVRLPDLYYAISMYINIAFGIVLIWWWLSRGYSPEPWFTEEGVWNVFDVYSNASVITQWLLVLISGLLLNNYINKKFKTI; translated from the coding sequence ATGTCTCAAAAAGAGGAATTCAGTAATCGGTGGGGAATTATATTAGCTGCGCTGGCTATGGCGGTAGGCGCAGGAAACTTATGGAGATTCCCAAGATTAGCCGGAGAATACGGCGGGGCCTTCATCATTTTGTGGATGGTATTTTTGTTTATCTGGTCAATCCCTATTCTACTTACAGAATTTAGCATAGGAAAAAAATTCAAACGATCAGTAATCGGATCTTATAGTGAATTTGCCGGTTCTAAATATGCATGGATGGGATATTTCATAACCCTGTGTACCCTGGGAATTGCTTTTTATTATTCGGTAGTAACTGCCTGGAGCTTACAGTACCTTGGTTTTTCCATAGAATATACTCTTAAGTATTTTGAAGGAGCGGATCTTGCCAGCATCGGAACCCAGGAACAACTCACAAATTATTGGGACAATATCGCTAATGGTAACTTTAAAACAGTAGGGCTTCATATTTTAGCCCTGGGATTTGCTGTATTTGTTTTAACTAAAGGCGTAAAAAACGGACTTGAAAAAGCAAATAAAATTTTGATCCCCACTCTATTCATCTTACTCATTGTAATTTCTATTATTGCTTTAAATATTGAAGGAGGTGAAATCGGTCTTCAATATATGTTTGGAGTCGAAGTCAAACACTTTTCTAATCCAAAGGTATGGATCGAAGCATTATCTCAAAGTGCCTGGTCAACCGGCGCAGGTTGGGGACTAATTATGACTCTTTCTGCTTATTCAAGAAAAAAAGAAGATGTGACTCTCAATATTATTATGAGCTCGATAGGTAATAACATTGCTTCAATATTGGCAGGCATAGCAATTATACCATCTGTCTTTGCTTTGAGTGCTTCTGAAGCCAATGCACTAGAATATCTCCAAAGTGGAAACCAGGCTTTAACATTCACTATAATACCAAAGTTATTCTTTTCTATACCCGGTGGTCCGGTATTATGTGTGATTTTCTTTGGAGCATTTTTCCTTGCTGCATTTAGTAGCCTCCTGCCCATGATCGAATTATTTATTAAAACATTAACAGATCTCGGGTTGTTCAGAAAAAAAGCGGTAATAATCGCTGCGGTATGCTGTGCAATATTTGGATTTCCGAGTGCCTGGTCATTAGATGTTTTTAATAATCAGGACTGGGTCTGGGGAGTTGGATTAGTTGTTAGTGGTTTATTTATAATCTTTCCTGCATTACGAATTGGAGTAAAGAAAATAAAAGATGAGATGATTGATCCGGATTCTGATGTACGACTACCAGATCTTTATTATGCAATTTCAATGTATATAAATATTGCCTTTGGAATAGTTCTTATTTGGTGGTGGTTATCGAGAGGATACAGCCCTGAACCATGGTTTACTGAAGAAGGTGTTTGGAATGTATTTGATGTTTATAGTAATGCTTCGGTAATTACCCAGTGGCTACTTGTATTAATAAGTGGTTTGCTCTTAAATAATTATATTAATAAAAAATTCAAAACTATATAA
- a CDS encoding 2OG-Fe(II) oxygenase yields MKTKVDFLPLIDTVVENGFAVCDDFISPDYLAKLRHLIKEHYHEGEFKDAEIGDRFNQTKVNSIRKDEILWLSRGLFSELVNFYSEIDRLVSILNRYCFLSINDCEFHFAVYPPGAFYKKHVDQFKTNDARLLTVICYLNEFWDESYGGELMIYPESGPLRILPQPGRLVLFKSDELPHEVLITNKTRLSITGWLKHKHTPL; encoded by the coding sequence GTGAAAACAAAAGTAGACTTTTTGCCATTGATCGACACGGTTGTCGAAAATGGTTTTGCAGTATGTGATGATTTTATATCTCCAGATTACCTTGCTAAACTCAGACATCTCATAAAAGAGCATTATCACGAAGGTGAGTTTAAGGATGCTGAAATAGGAGACAGGTTCAACCAAACCAAAGTTAATAGTATAAGAAAAGATGAAATTCTTTGGCTCAGCAGAGGTTTATTTTCAGAACTTGTGAATTTTTACAGTGAGATTGATCGACTCGTTTCGATACTAAATCGATATTGCTTTTTAAGTATTAACGATTGTGAATTTCATTTTGCGGTTTATCCTCCTGGGGCATTCTACAAGAAACACGTTGATCAGTTTAAAACAAATGATGCGCGTTTATTGACTGTGATCTGTTATTTAAATGAATTCTGGGATGAAAGTTACGGAGGAGAATTAATGATTTATCCTGAATCAGGACCATTAAGAATACTTCCTCAACCGGGAAGGTTGGTTTTGTTTAAAAGCGATGAACTTCCTCATGAAGTCTTGATAACAAATAAAACAAGACTTTCAATTACCGGATGGTTAAAGCATAAACACACACCGCTTTAA
- a CDS encoding tellurite resistance TerB family protein translates to MDILFFKNIRKKVIEKQNKKHLINLCALAIADGTFDESEKKYIMAIGKKMEISENDIANIIKYSRENAVVIKTRRNLFSRKKLSEYYALVLSDGVIHPNEARLINHIGLKWGFNESQTAKIIGKCKKYIGPGNIKANISKRLEFLLTDFYEIFDKISSTINKQVHIFAV, encoded by the coding sequence ATGGATATATTATTTTTTAAGAACATCAGAAAAAAGGTCATCGAAAAGCAGAATAAAAAGCATTTGATAAACCTATGCGCATTGGCTATTGCAGATGGAACTTTCGATGAATCGGAAAAGAAATACATCATGGCTATTGGCAAAAAAATGGAGATATCAGAAAATGACATCGCTAACATAATAAAATATAGCAGGGAAAATGCTGTAGTGATAAAAACACGCCGAAATCTTTTCAGCCGGAAAAAACTATCGGAATATTATGCTTTGGTCCTATCTGATGGAGTAATACATCCAAATGAAGCTCGATTGATCAATCATATTGGATTAAAATGGGGGTTTAATGAAAGCCAGACAGCTAAAATAATAGGGAAATGTAAAAAGTACATCGGCCCGGGTAACATTAAGGCTAACATATCAAAAAGGCTTGAGTTTTTATTGACCGACTTTTATGAAATCTTTGATAAAATAAGTTCCACAATAAATAAACAGGTTCATATATTTGCAGTGTGA
- a CDS encoding sulfite exporter TauE/SafE family protein, producing MSLPVIDYFLLFGVGIVAGFINVIAGGGSFFVLPLMMFIGIPPAVANATNRVAVLLQSISGVAGFKSKGVNISRFSIYLSISALIGAVIGTQLAIEIDQNLFKKSISVFMLILVFFTVLFTKHHYKPEEALLKGKNLIFSIIIFFFIGIYGGYIQAGVGFLIMAALTGINKLDLVRTNSIKMFVNVVYTAIALIIFAYQIKIEWTAGLWLAAGNMLGAWISSRWSVNTESKTLKYVTLGVFVILAVALWFY from the coding sequence GTGAGTTTACCTGTAATAGACTATTTTTTATTATTTGGCGTCGGCATTGTAGCCGGTTTCATCAACGTTATAGCCGGTGGTGGCAGTTTTTTTGTTTTACCATTAATGATGTTCATTGGCATTCCTCCGGCAGTGGCAAATGCCACGAATCGAGTTGCAGTATTATTACAGAGTATCTCAGGAGTCGCAGGGTTCAAAAGCAAGGGTGTAAACATCAGTCGCTTCAGCATTTATCTTTCAATCTCTGCTTTGATAGGTGCAGTTATAGGAACCCAGCTAGCGATAGAGATCGACCAAAACCTCTTTAAAAAATCTATATCCGTTTTCATGCTTATTCTGGTGTTTTTCACGGTTTTATTTACCAAACACCACTATAAACCTGAAGAAGCCTTACTCAAAGGGAAAAACCTGATTTTCTCCATTATCATATTCTTTTTTATTGGTATATACGGTGGTTATATACAGGCAGGCGTCGGTTTTTTGATAATGGCTGCATTAACAGGGATTAATAAGTTAGACCTGGTTAGAACCAACAGTATCAAAATGTTTGTCAATGTGGTTTATACAGCAATCGCATTGATCATCTTTGCCTATCAAATAAAGATCGAATGGACCGCTGGCCTTTGGCTTGCAGCAGGTAACATGCTGGGAGCCTGGATCTCCAGTCGCTGGTCTGTGAATACTGAAAGTAAAACTTTAAAGTATGTAACGCTTGGCGTTTTTGTTATCCTGGCTGTTGCTTTATGGTTTTATTAA
- the trmB gene encoding tRNA (guanosine(46)-N7)-methyltransferase TrmB → MMRNKQKRFAENRERPNIFEPEKPGYEEIKGNWHDKYFENDNHITLELACGKGEYTTGLARHYPERNFIGVDIKGDRIWWGSKDAIDENLSNVAFLRTQIQLLEKFFVDGEVHDIWITFPDPRPKKRDIKRRLTSPRFLDMYKKVMQKEGWVYFKTDNPGLFDYTLEVLSDRDDIKNLCITRDLYHSEYIDEHHGIKTRFEKMFYEKGFSIKYLKFQWN, encoded by the coding sequence ATTATGAGGAATAAGCAAAAGCGCTTTGCAGAAAACAGAGAAAGACCAAATATTTTTGAACCTGAAAAGCCTGGTTATGAAGAGATCAAAGGAAATTGGCACGACAAATATTTTGAAAATGATAACCATATTACCCTGGAATTAGCCTGTGGAAAAGGGGAATATACGACAGGTCTGGCAAGGCATTATCCTGAAAGAAATTTTATCGGAGTTGATATAAAGGGTGACCGTATTTGGTGGGGTAGTAAGGATGCAATAGATGAGAATTTATCAAATGTTGCATTTTTAAGAACCCAAATACAATTGCTCGAGAAATTCTTTGTTGATGGGGAGGTTCACGACATCTGGATAACCTTCCCTGATCCCAGGCCTAAAAAAAGAGATATTAAAAGGAGACTAACATCCCCGCGATTTCTTGATATGTATAAGAAAGTAATGCAAAAGGAGGGATGGGTATATTTTAAAACAGACAATCCCGGTTTATTTGATTATACACTCGAAGTATTATCCGATAGGGATGATATAAAGAATCTTTGCATAACGAGAGACCTGTATCATTCTGAATATATAGATGAGCACCACGGAATTAAAACAAGGTTTGAAAAGATGTTTTACGAAAAGGGCTTTTCAATAAAGTATCTTAAATTTCAATGGAATTAA
- a CDS encoding bifunctional folylpolyglutamate synthase/dihydrofolate synthase codes for MTYEQIEEYLFEQLPMYQRMGKVAFKTGLGNIEEFCKILGNPQDQFKSVHIAGTNGKGSSSHMIASVLQENGYKTGLYTSPHLKSFRERVKINGLLILKQYIVDFVEKYKEHAENLQLSFFEWTVGLAFKYFADHKVDIAIIEVGLGGRLDSTNIITPLVSLITNIGLDHKNMLGDTLQQIAGEKAGIIKPGIDVVISETQPEIADVFKSKARENNSDIIFASDKYTLTELKKYSLDLKGEYQLRNLSGVLAIIENLKEKGFDLPNINAGLSKVITNTGLQGRWQVLSEKPFVVCDTAHNVEGLGETLRQFLARDASQYRFVMGFVSDKAVEEVLEVVPKNAVYYFCTPNVPRGLKVVDLKPRVSSDITVAGYYNSVNDAVNDARHDMKESDALYIGGSTFVVAELNELNYEE; via the coding sequence ATGACCTACGAACAAATAGAAGAATATCTTTTTGAGCAGTTGCCTATGTATCAACGCATGGGAAAAGTCGCTTTTAAGACTGGTCTAGGTAATATTGAGGAATTTTGCAAAATCCTCGGTAATCCCCAGGATCAATTTAAGTCTGTTCATATTGCCGGCACCAACGGAAAGGGAAGTTCATCCCATATGATTGCTTCTGTTTTACAGGAAAATGGCTACAAGACCGGTCTATACACTTCTCCTCACCTAAAATCATTCAGGGAAAGGGTTAAGATCAATGGATTACTCATTCTCAAGCAATATATCGTTGATTTTGTTGAAAAGTATAAAGAACATGCAGAGAATCTGCAGTTGTCATTTTTTGAATGGACTGTCGGACTTGCCTTCAAATATTTTGCTGATCATAAGGTTGATATTGCTATAATTGAAGTCGGATTAGGAGGCAGGCTTGATTCGACTAATATTATTACTCCACTAGTATCATTGATCACTAATATTGGACTTGACCATAAGAATATGCTCGGTGATACCCTTCAGCAAATTGCAGGTGAAAAAGCTGGTATTATAAAGCCAGGAATTGACGTGGTGATCAGTGAAACGCAGCCCGAAATAGCCGATGTTTTTAAATCTAAAGCCAGGGAAAATAATAGTGACATAATATTTGCTTCTGATAAATATACTCTTACCGAACTAAAAAAGTATTCACTGGATCTTAAGGGTGAATATCAACTCAGGAATTTATCCGGAGTATTAGCTATAATAGAAAATTTAAAAGAAAAAGGGTTTGATCTCCCAAATATAAACGCAGGGCTTTCTAAAGTAATAACCAACACAGGCTTGCAAGGGAGATGGCAGGTTTTATCCGAAAAGCCTTTTGTAGTCTGTGATACTGCCCATAATGTAGAAGGACTGGGAGAGACCTTAAGACAATTTTTAGCCCGCGATGCCTCTCAATATCGTTTTGTTATGGGTTTTGTTTCTGATAAAGCGGTAGAAGAAGTGTTGGAAGTAGTTCCTAAGAATGCGGTTTATTACTTTTGCACCCCTAATGTGCCACGGGGGTTAAAAGTGGTTGATCTGAAGCCGAGGGTTTCTTCAGATATCACTGTGGCAGGATATTATAATAGTGTAAATGATGCGGTAAATGATGCCCGCCATGATATGAAGGAATCTGATGCGTTATATATTGGTGGTAGCACATTTGTTGTGGCTGAATTGAATGAACTTAATTATGAGGAATAA
- a CDS encoding ExbD/TolR family protein: MALKSKHKVDPTFNMSSMTDVIFLLLIFFMLTSTVVDPMALPVNLPKSKSNTYSNPVIKVAITDDLQYFFNGDKVSRKVIEPMLRNEIGKTETPTVSLYIDKSVPTEHFVEIAGIATSLKAKVSIATTPDN; this comes from the coding sequence ATGGCACTAAAGTCAAAACACAAAGTCGATCCAACTTTTAATATGTCATCGATGACTGATGTCATATTTTTGTTGCTGATCTTTTTTATGCTGACTTCTACTGTAGTTGATCCGATGGCTTTACCAGTCAACTTACCGAAATCAAAAAGTAACACCTACAGTAACCCGGTTATTAAAGTTGCAATTACTGATGACCTGCAATATTTCTTTAATGGAGATAAGGTTAGTAGAAAAGTGATTGAGCCAATGTTAAGAAATGAGATCGGTAAAACCGAAACTCCGACAGTTTCGTTATATATTGATAAGTCTGTGCCGACCGAACATTTTGTTGAGATTGCCGGTATTGCTACTTCATTAAAAGCGAAAGTTTCAATAGCAACCACTCCAGACAATTAA
- a CDS encoding MotA/TolQ/ExbB proton channel family protein gives MSLLLQLTQTSDSLAMQSMSSEQSLTFLELLQKGGWWLVPLGLLQLAAVYIFFERIFTIRRADEDSADLMERVRHTVTSGDISGAKSICQSENTPIARMIEKGIDRIGSSLKNIEVSIENVGKIEIYRLEKNLNLLATIAGAAPMLGFLGTVTGMITAFMDITKIEGALTPQQLSAGIYEALITTACGLFIGILAYLGYNYLVARVLKVVHRMEYTSVEFIDLLQEPNK, from the coding sequence ATGAGCTTACTTTTGCAACTGACTCAGACGTCAGATTCGCTGGCTATGCAGTCTATGTCGTCTGAACAATCACTAACATTTTTAGAACTATTACAAAAAGGCGGATGGTGGTTAGTGCCACTTGGTTTATTACAACTCGCCGCAGTTTATATTTTCTTCGAACGAATTTTCACCATCAGAAGGGCAGACGAAGATTCTGCTGATCTGATGGAACGTGTCAGACATACTGTGACTTCCGGAGATATATCGGGGGCTAAAAGTATATGTCAGTCTGAAAATACTCCGATCGCCAGGATGATCGAGAAGGGTATAGACAGAATTGGCTCTTCTCTTAAAAATATTGAAGTAAGTATCGAGAATGTCGGTAAAATCGAGATCTATAGATTAGAGAAAAATTTGAATCTACTCGCAACAATTGCCGGAGCTGCACCAATGCTTGGATTCCTCGGTACTGTTACCGGTATGATCACTGCTTTTATGGATATTACGAAAATTGAAGGTGCGTTAACTCCCCAGCAATTGTCTGCAGGTATTTACGAAGCATTGATCACTACTGCCTGTGGACTTTTTATTGGTATTTTGGCCTATCTTGGATATAATTACCTGGTAGCAAGAGTACTTAAGGTAGTTCACAGAATGGAATATACTTCTGTTGAATTCATTGATTTATTACAAGAGCCAAACAAATAA
- a CDS encoding SPOR domain-containing protein: MIKPNQEADRLAEEERQKQQELEDQRLKEEQARQAELEAERQRALDSARAAQENMSVEGTINVLKSRTGRSYVVVGSFFDKDQAMDFANERKGDGLTSYIIEPYGKTRFYRVAVESFDSYQEGVQQAEGYKDEYGSDVWVLKY; encoded by the coding sequence GTGATAAAACCAAACCAGGAAGCAGATCGATTAGCTGAAGAAGAAAGACAAAAACAACAGGAATTAGAAGACCAAAGGTTAAAAGAAGAACAGGCCAGACAAGCTGAATTAGAAGCTGAAAGGCAAAGAGCTTTGGACTCAGCAAGGGCCGCTCAGGAAAATATGTCTGTGGAAGGTACTATCAATGTACTAAAAAGCAGAACAGGTCGTTCATATGTTGTAGTTGGCAGTTTCTTTGACAAAGATCAGGCTATGGATTTTGCCAATGAAAGAAAAGGTGACGGACTAACATCTTATATTATAGAGCCTTATGGAAAGACAAGATTCTATAGAGTGGCTGTTGAATCTTTTGACAGTTACCAGGAAGGAGTTCAGCAGGCTGAAGGGTATAAGGATGAATACGGATCCGATGTATGGGTGTTGAAATATTAA